From the Rhodoflexus caldus genome, the window GTATCCTTGGGGAAATAGGGGTCAATGGCAAGGCGGTAGTAGGGCAAATTGGTTGCCAGCAGGCTGCCGTCATCTGCCAGAATGTTGCCTCGGTTGGCTTTAATGGTCTGGAAGGATACGCCGTTTTCACTGGCCTTTTTCTCCCAAAGTTCGCCCTGCCAAACCTGAATCACCAGAATTTTAAACAGGACGAGGGCGGCAATGCCTACCATACCGTAAAAGGCAAGGCGTACACGCGACAAAATAGAATTGCGAATGCTTTTGCTCACTTTTTCCTGTTTTTAAATGGTACAAAAATTCATCAGGCCTTTGTCAGGTCTTAGTCGGTTTTGGAACGTATTTATTTGGTTAATCGGGTTGAAGTAGTACAGCAATAAGGGGTAAATTTATTGCTACTTATCAGCCGCCAGTTCATAGGCGGGCTTTTCGTTTTCGGTCAGTCCCAATTGATTGACCTTTGTTTTAATGATGCTTCGTTTGCTGCCCAAAATAAATTGTGCACGAAGCATGGTATATTCGGTACGTAACTCGGCCACCTCTTTGCGTAAGTGATTCAGTGTCCGTACACTTCGGTCGGCATAGTGCAGGTTGGCGATGTAAAGAAGCCCGCACAAGGCGATGAGTAAAAAATAGCCCATCCACCCGTTGAAAAGTTTCCCTAATTGCACCGTCTGCACTTGCGCAAACAGGCTACCCTGAGCGCCTTGCTGTTGCCTTTTTGGCCTGTTTACTGCTACTGCCATATGCTAATTTTTTTATTTGTTTATAAAAATGCCGTAAGCATCGTACGCAAACTATATCTTGACTGCGACACGCATTTTCGCACTACGGGCACGATTATTCATTTTTATTTCCTCTTCCGAAGGTTCTATTACCTGCCGGTTGAGTGCTTTGAATGGTTTAATATCATTGCCGTAAATATCTTTTTCTACTTCTCCTTCAAATTTTCCTTTGTTAATAAAATTTTTCACCAACCTGTCTTCCAGCGAATGGTAGGAAAGCACTACAAGCCTGCCACCCGGTTTGAGCAACTCTGCTGCCTGATGGAGCATGTCGCGCAGCGCCCCCATTTCATCGTTCACTTCAATGCGCAATGCCTGAAAAACCTGCGCGTAATACTTGTACTCCCTGAATCGGGGGGCAAATTTTTCCAAGACTGCCAGCAAGTCGGCAATGGTTTGAATAGGTTTGCGCGCCCTTGCCGAAACGATGCCTTCTGCCAGTGTTTTGGCGTTGGTTACTTCGCCATAGCGCCCCAACATTTTATGCAGTGCCGTTGCATCATAATTGGCAATTATATCGGCTGCCGAAACGGGTTGCTCTCTGTCCATTCGCATGTCTAGCGGCGCATCAAATCGGATGGAAAAGCCCCGTTCTGCTTCATCAAACTGATGCGAAGAAACACCCAAGTCGGCCAAAATGCCGTCTAATGCCGTTACGCCATAGACCTTTAAGTAGCGTTTGGCAAAGCGAAAATTGGATTTAATGAAGGTAAAACCTTCAAAGTTGATTTTCGCTGCCTGTTCTGCTGCGTCTTGGTCTTGGTCAAAAGCGAAAAG encodes:
- a CDS encoding FtsL-like putative cell division protein, with the protein product MAVAVNRPKRQQQGAQGSLFAQVQTVQLGKLFNGWMGYFLLIALCGLLYIANLHYADRSVRTLNHLRKEVAELRTEYTMLRAQFILGSKRSIIKTKVNQLGLTENEKPAYELAADK
- the rsmH gene encoding 16S rRNA (cytosine(1402)-N(4))-methyltransferase RsmH; the encoded protein is MSEYHIPVLLQPSVEALVTDPNGTYADFTFGGGGHSRAIIEKLDKGRLFAFDQDQDAAEQAAKINFEGFTFIKSNFRFAKRYLKVYGVTALDGILADLGVSSHQFDEAERGFSIRFDAPLDMRMDREQPVSAADIIANYDATALHKMLGRYGEVTNAKTLAEGIVSARARKPIQTIADLLAVLEKFAPRFREYKYYAQVFQALRIEVNDEMGALRDMLHQAAELLKPGGRLVVLSYHSLEDRLVKNFINKGKFEGEVEKDIYGNDIKPFKALNRQVIEPSEEEIKMNNRARSAKMRVAVKI